Proteins from one Deinococcus misasensis DSM 22328 genomic window:
- a CDS encoding transposase — translation MSGTAGKSAERSGRLHQTGHQTGPFAPGTGEVSDVHSWDWCADCSYSPDRNPSLFAGLSPVPRWSGQMVGCCTISKVGNKRIRTILYMSAVTVTRLNNEQAEFYRRLVKTGKPKKVALIALARKILRVHFAVLRSGEPSVKGHRSQLASPA, via the coding sequence ATGTCTGGAACTGCTGGAAAATCAGCTGAAAGAAGTGGAAGGCTACATCAAACAGGCCATCAAACCGGACCTTTTGCTCCAGGGACAGGTGAAGTTTCTGACGTCCATTCCTGGGATTGGTGTGCTGACTGCAGCTATTCTCCTGACAGAAACCCATCACTTTTTGCTGGACTGTCTCCGGTCCCCAGATGGTCTGGCCAGATGGTCGGTTGCTGCACGATTTCCAAGGTCGGCAACAAACGCATTCGAACAATTCTCTACATGTCAGCAGTGACAGTGACTCGATTGAACAATGAACAGGCTGAGTTTTATCGTCGCCTGGTGAAAACGGGTAAGCCCAAGAAAGTGGCTTTGATCGCACTGGCACGTAAAATCCTCAGGGTGCACTTCGCGGTTTTACGCTCCGGTGAACCCTCTGTGAAGGGCCACCGCAGTCAACTGGCTTCGCCAGCTTGA
- a CDS encoding thiol-activated cytolysin family protein, translating into MKRWMQKWMGFGLVLLVSWAGAQNPESLGGQITDTPSCVSTKPNTLSCFVRGAAGDLHQKSWKPGWSDWKPLGGKFVEAPSCTSWGADRIDCFAKGTDQTLQHLWMEGEQVGQWESLGGGLSASPECLSTQKDEVTCLVKGLDGAAYQKSWQGKWSDWKPLGGVFLDTPDCVSWAAGRIDCFARGGDRQLYHNYTDDTQNWHDWETLGGDLTSRASCVTEGVNRLSCFARGGDRALYKIHWNGERFSGWEKQDGALASDPECVQGFSGQTDCFFAGDGRTFDRLAVPGIGKWVLKPQSGSPTGKVNCLSWGQERIDCFARGEKQDLLHWWFDAPLVNTQLKVGEIQIQLPPYPTGTTSAQAFFQALLAGPAAKPIKKNPSATGLQDLESRTETQSTPNGNQLCQVRRVSFNSNPQEFVTFEGSMNNLWLGNLAQENGLKGGSYKSLSVPTSERKNLVLYLGGLNFPGNREVVEASPAGVSAGLGSLVSRFKSSGLQAGAGILYSKVTISDSLESSMLQAGFNGSFLMGSVNASISKRYTSKRNKVTGLFVQKVYNVALDLQGQSPAVGLLGNTPVSTLESLGASKELSYSNVPAYVSNIAFGRIVALTMESNYTESQMIAAIEASYSGVFTSVQGNLKTDLRKVLSESSIEVKVLGGDEESAKRLLQTGRFADYFSLPSTPIETYRPIAYTLRYLTNDDVAAINKTTEFEIKECSASSVALRPQFRFTLLIPDDDTYDDLYGTITVDGVKLYDVPEERNTPVYPLQTVMLSDALGDRTYNVNFGEDQFMHINGLLMDHDAGPNDRVANWDLNFNLREVADAYQRGAAFFEKTFVSTGEADSLVHLIVRFDFK; encoded by the coding sequence ATGAAACGTTGGATGCAAAAATGGATGGGGTTTGGACTGGTGTTGTTGGTGTCATGGGCAGGGGCCCAGAACCCCGAGTCTCTGGGGGGTCAGATCACCGACACCCCCAGTTGTGTGAGCACCAAACCCAACACCCTGTCGTGCTTTGTGCGGGGTGCAGCAGGAGACCTGCACCAGAAAAGCTGGAAACCGGGCTGGTCGGACTGGAAACCCCTGGGAGGAAAGTTTGTGGAGGCCCCATCTTGCACCAGTTGGGGAGCGGACCGCATCGACTGCTTTGCCAAAGGCACCGACCAGACCTTGCAGCACCTGTGGATGGAAGGGGAACAGGTGGGCCAGTGGGAATCTCTGGGAGGGGGACTTTCCGCAAGCCCGGAGTGCCTGTCCACCCAGAAGGATGAAGTCACCTGCCTTGTGAAAGGGCTGGACGGGGCAGCATATCAGAAAAGCTGGCAAGGGAAATGGTCCGACTGGAAGCCTCTGGGGGGCGTGTTTCTGGACACCCCGGATTGCGTGTCGTGGGCCGCTGGGCGCATCGACTGCTTTGCTCGGGGAGGGGACCGCCAGCTCTACCACAATTACACCGATGACACGCAGAACTGGCATGACTGGGAAACCCTGGGAGGAGACCTCACCAGTCGGGCGTCTTGTGTGACGGAAGGCGTCAACCGACTGTCCTGCTTCGCACGGGGAGGGGACCGCGCACTGTACAAAATCCACTGGAATGGAGAAAGGTTCTCAGGGTGGGAGAAACAGGATGGGGCTCTGGCCTCCGATCCCGAGTGCGTGCAGGGTTTTTCAGGCCAAACCGATTGCTTCTTTGCGGGCGATGGACGCACCTTTGACCGTCTGGCAGTGCCGGGCATCGGAAAATGGGTGCTGAAGCCGCAAAGTGGATCACCGACCGGAAAAGTGAACTGCCTGTCGTGGGGGCAAGAGCGCATCGACTGCTTTGCCAGAGGGGAAAAGCAGGACCTGCTGCACTGGTGGTTTGATGCCCCTCTGGTGAACACCCAACTGAAGGTGGGAGAAATCCAGATCCAGTTGCCTCCCTACCCCACCGGGACCACCTCAGCGCAGGCGTTTTTTCAGGCTTTGCTGGCCGGACCTGCTGCCAAGCCCATCAAGAAAAACCCCTCAGCCACTGGCCTGCAAGATTTGGAGAGCCGCACCGAAACCCAGAGCACCCCCAACGGCAACCAGTTGTGTCAGGTGCGCCGGGTGAGCTTCAACAGCAACCCTCAGGAGTTCGTGACTTTCGAGGGGTCCATGAACAACCTGTGGCTCGGGAACCTCGCGCAGGAAAACGGCCTCAAAGGGGGAAGTTACAAAAGCCTGAGCGTCCCCACCAGCGAACGGAAAAACCTGGTGCTGTACCTCGGGGGCCTGAATTTTCCCGGCAACCGTGAAGTGGTGGAGGCTTCCCCAGCGGGGGTTTCGGCAGGACTGGGAAGTCTGGTTTCACGCTTCAAAAGCAGTGGATTGCAGGCCGGAGCAGGCATCCTGTACAGCAAAGTCACGATCAGTGACAGCCTCGAATCCTCCATGCTGCAAGCCGGATTCAATGGCTCATTCTTGATGGGCAGCGTGAACGCCAGCATCTCCAAACGCTACACCAGCAAACGCAACAAAGTGACTGGACTGTTCGTGCAGAAAGTCTACAACGTGGCCCTTGACCTGCAAGGCCAGAGTCCAGCGGTGGGCCTGCTCGGGAACACCCCGGTTTCCACGCTGGAAAGCCTCGGGGCCAGCAAGGAACTGTCTTACTCGAACGTGCCCGCTTACGTGTCCAACATTGCTTTCGGGCGGATTGTGGCACTGACCATGGAATCCAATTACACCGAAAGCCAGATGATCGCGGCCATCGAAGCGTCCTACTCCGGGGTGTTCACTTCGGTGCAAGGCAACCTGAAAACCGACCTGAGGAAAGTCCTTTCTGAAAGCAGCATCGAAGTGAAAGTGCTCGGAGGGGACGAGGAGTCCGCCAAGCGCCTGCTGCAAACCGGACGTTTCGCCGATTACTTCAGCTTGCCAAGCACCCCCATCGAAACCTACCGTCCCATCGCCTACACCCTGCGTTACCTGACCAACGACGATGTGGCCGCCATCAACAAAACCACCGAATTTGAAATCAAAGAATGCTCGGCCAGCAGCGTGGCCCTGCGTCCACAATTCCGCTTCACCCTGTTGATTCCCGACGATGACACCTACGACGACCTGTACGGCACCATCACCGTGGATGGGGTCAAGCTGTATGACGTGCCCGAGGAACGCAACACCCCGGTTTACCCCTTGCAGACCGTGATGCTTTCGGACGCTCTGGGGGACCGCACCTACAACGTGAATTTTGGTGAGGACCAGTTCATGCACATCAACGGCCTACTGATGGACCACGACGCTGGCCCCAACGACCGGGTGGCCAACTGGGACCTGAATTTCAACTTGCGTGAGGTCGCAGACGCCTACCAGAGAGGGGCCGCGTTCTTCGAGAAAACCTTCGTGTCCACGGGCGAAGCCGACAGTCTGGTGCACCTGATTGTGCGTTTCGACTTCAAGTGA
- a CDS encoding response regulator transcription factor, which translates to MTEVLRVLIADDHKLFREGVKALLSIMPDLQVVAEAHTGRQAVDLALLHQPEVVLMDLQMPEVSGITATREILKNSPQMGILVVSMFDDDDNVFEAMKAGARGYILKGADHEELLRAIHAVGRGEALFAPSIARKLMGFFQRPRSLPDLFPELTEREREILQWISKGLSNPDIARKLEVADKTIRNHITSIFSKLQVTTRTEAILRAREAGL; encoded by the coding sequence ATGACTGAAGTTTTGCGTGTCCTGATTGCCGATGACCACAAACTGTTCCGCGAAGGGGTCAAAGCCCTGCTGTCCATCATGCCTGACCTGCAAGTGGTCGCCGAGGCGCACACCGGACGGCAAGCGGTGGACCTCGCGTTGCTGCATCAACCCGAGGTGGTGCTGATGGACCTGCAAATGCCGGAAGTCAGTGGCATCACCGCCACCCGTGAAATCCTCAAAAACAGCCCCCAGATGGGCATTCTGGTGGTCAGCATGTTCGATGATGATGACAATGTGTTCGAGGCCATGAAAGCCGGAGCCAGAGGGTACATCCTCAAAGGGGCCGACCATGAAGAACTGTTGCGGGCCATCCATGCGGTGGGACGCGGTGAAGCCCTGTTCGCGCCCAGCATCGCCCGCAAACTGATGGGGTTCTTTCAAAGGCCCCGCAGCCTGCCGGACCTGTTCCCTGAACTCACCGAACGGGAAAGGGAAATCCTGCAGTGGATTTCCAAAGGGCTCTCCAACCCGGACATTGCCCGCAAACTGGAAGTGGCCGACAAAACCATCCGCAACCACATCACCAGCATTTTCTCGAAACTGCAAGTCACCACCCGCACCGAAGCCATCCTGCGTGCCAGAGAGGCCGGACTTTGA
- a CDS encoding sensor histidine kinase: MKPLPWLYPIFALLVVVFCWHPHWLEVVWNSRGSPVWQPEHSTLRVTLDALTALLFGLVAGMAAQQKQPLLGLMWVILGGLAAFWDHALLQGGTLVLLLGGVQLVFLFKHPEWKRVLFFPMLVWLGIEALQVLLTPRVHMGDVRYPASVLGLPQFGVYLFGLVLPALSSLVSLLVFLRASLLWLESWMKHRQVWLNGATVFVLLSGSIALLYVLVVGGLSALLGEVVSLVLASVLTALLVQPLQLGLQKAVNRLFYGDRDDPYRVMQALQDKLSQPREPQVLLQEALDVLRLTLKLPHASIHFLNGETLESGMPWGPQQGFSMVVQGEQVGELRVSGRGKGQLQSRDVTLLQDLSTQLARAAHALQLQKQLQQAREQRVLATEEERKRLRRDLHDGLGPALAGLGLKLEAARLQAKLRPEMLENTLLQLKTDSQELVQDVRRLVYDLRPPKLDDLGIAEALLELLERCKEAGLTTSCQLPSSFPPLSAALEVAVYRIAQEGLTNVIKHAHATKCELQVTVQAQHLHLRIMDNGKGLPEMRVAGVGSASMRERTEALSGNLLWENLSPGTLLHVVFPLDVPSVSLPLRGPHD, encoded by the coding sequence ATGAAACCCCTGCCTTGGCTGTACCCGATTTTTGCCCTGCTGGTGGTGGTGTTCTGCTGGCATCCCCACTGGCTGGAGGTGGTGTGGAACAGCCGGGGCAGCCCGGTCTGGCAACCCGAGCACTCCACACTGCGGGTCACTCTGGACGCCCTGACCGCCCTGTTGTTCGGACTTGTGGCAGGGATGGCTGCCCAGCAAAAACAACCCCTTCTGGGCCTGATGTGGGTGATTTTGGGAGGACTGGCCGCCTTCTGGGACCACGCCCTTTTGCAAGGGGGAACCTTGGTTTTGCTGCTGGGAGGGGTGCAACTGGTTTTTCTCTTCAAGCATCCTGAATGGAAGCGGGTTTTGTTCTTCCCGATGCTGGTATGGCTGGGCATTGAGGCCCTGCAGGTGCTCCTCACCCCAAGGGTTCACATGGGCGATGTGCGCTACCCGGCTTCTGTGCTGGGATTGCCTCAATTTGGCGTGTACCTGTTCGGACTGGTGCTTCCGGCCCTGTCCAGTTTGGTGTCTCTGCTGGTCTTTCTGAGGGCCTCCTTGCTCTGGCTGGAAAGCTGGATGAAACACCGTCAAGTCTGGCTGAATGGGGCCACGGTGTTCGTGCTCTTGAGCGGCAGCATCGCTTTGCTGTACGTGCTGGTGGTGGGCGGGCTCTCTGCACTTCTGGGCGAAGTGGTTTCTCTGGTGCTGGCTTCGGTGCTCACCGCGCTCTTGGTGCAGCCCCTGCAACTGGGTTTGCAAAAAGCAGTCAACCGACTGTTTTACGGCGATAGGGACGATCCCTACCGGGTGATGCAAGCCCTGCAAGACAAACTTTCGCAGCCCAGAGAGCCTCAGGTGCTGCTGCAAGAAGCACTCGATGTCTTGCGCCTCACCTTGAAATTGCCCCATGCCAGCATCCACTTTTTAAACGGTGAAACGCTGGAGAGTGGCATGCCTTGGGGCCCCCAGCAGGGGTTTTCCATGGTGGTGCAGGGAGAGCAGGTGGGGGAATTGCGGGTGTCTGGCCGCGGAAAAGGTCAACTGCAAAGCCGGGATGTCACCTTGCTTCAGGACCTTTCCACACAACTGGCCCGCGCTGCCCACGCCCTGCAACTCCAGAAGCAACTGCAGCAGGCCAGAGAGCAAAGGGTGCTGGCCACCGAAGAAGAACGCAAACGCCTCCGGCGCGACCTGCACGATGGGCTGGGTCCTGCTCTGGCCGGACTGGGCCTCAAACTGGAAGCGGCCCGCCTGCAAGCCAAACTTCGTCCCGAGATGCTGGAAAACACCCTCTTGCAACTCAAAACCGACAGTCAGGAACTGGTGCAGGACGTCAGGCGTCTGGTGTACGACTTGCGCCCACCCAAACTGGACGATCTGGGCATCGCGGAGGCGTTGCTGGAACTGCTGGAGCGCTGCAAGGAAGCAGGACTGACCACCTCCTGTCAGCTTCCTTCTTCGTTCCCTCCCCTCAGTGCTGCTCTGGAGGTTGCGGTGTACCGCATTGCGCAGGAAGGGCTCACCAACGTGATCAAACACGCCCATGCCACAAAGTGCGAACTGCAGGTGACGGTGCAAGCACAGCATTTGCACCTGAGGATCATGGACAATGGAAAAGGCCTGCCCGAAATGCGGGTGGCTGGCGTGGGCTCAGCCTCCATGCGCGAACGCACCGAAGCCCTCTCCGGGAATCTGCTCTGGGAGAACCTTTCCCCCGGCACCCTGTTGCACGTGGTTTTCCCGCTGGATGTTCCAAGTGTTTCCCTGCCCTTGCGAGGCCCACATGACTGA
- a CDS encoding plasmid pRiA4b ORF-3 family protein produces MLEVTSPQVYQSKAILQGITPMIWRRFTVPDTLLLPQPHMVLQTLMGWENIHLYTFHIYGSTYGSASGGAFSDIPIKQFRFQPREKMLYTYDSSEFPRSTSWELELRLERISTNVPAEKRLCCLDGTRRGPLEDLGGPAGYRQWLLSRYSDEALKPLIRMAEIVDVILEQTEGSIRDHIDLDELQDLRDQLERWHDEDPKHFDLAKVNQNLQDRWASRQS; encoded by the coding sequence GTGCTGGAAGTCACCTCCCCACAGGTCTACCAATCTAAAGCCATCTTGCAAGGCATCACCCCCATGATCTGGAGGCGTTTCACTGTCCCAGACACCCTACTGCTCCCACAACCACACATGGTTCTCCAGACCCTCATGGGCTGGGAGAACATTCATCTCTACACCTTTCACATCTACGGTTCCACTTACGGAAGCGCTTCGGGTGGAGCTTTCTCGGACATCCCCATCAAACAATTCCGTTTCCAGCCCAGAGAAAAAATGCTTTACACCTATGACTCCTCTGAGTTCCCGCGCAGTACCTCGTGGGAACTTGAACTCCGATTGGAACGTATCAGCACAAATGTTCCCGCCGAGAAACGCCTCTGCTGCCTGGATGGGACCAGACGTGGACCTCTGGAAGACCTGGGTGGACCTGCAGGCTACCGTCAGTGGCTCCTGAGTCGGTATTCCGATGAAGCCCTGAAACCCCTGATTCGTATGGCTGAAATTGTGGATGTGATTCTGGAGCAAACCGAGGGTTCCATTCGGGACCACATCGACCTGGATGAACTGCAGGACCTGAGAGACCAGTTGGAAAGGTGGCACGATGAAGACCCCAAACATTTCGATCTGGCAAAGGTCAACCAGAACCTGCAGGACCGCTGGGCTTCAAGGCAATCCTAA
- a CDS encoding IS110 family transposase codes for MEATGVYSQRVAHFLYTSGCRVSVVNAAKINFFARSNLRRGKTDSMDAELIAQYALNMKPVTHPNRTGAPQGPAERAGDHRQPDHTGKEPSLCF; via the coding sequence ATGGAAGCCACCGGGGTCTATTCTCAGCGTGTCGCGCACTTCCTTTACACCTCAGGATGCCGAGTCAGTGTGGTCAACGCAGCCAAAATCAATTTTTTTGCGAGGAGCAATCTCAGACGAGGAAAAACGGATTCGATGGATGCAGAGCTCATTGCCCAGTATGCCCTGAACATGAAACCGGTAACCCACCCGAATCGAACTGGAGCACCTCAGGGCCCTGCTGAGCGAGCGGGAGACCATCGTCAACCTGATCACACTGGAAAAGAGCCGTCACTATGCTTTTGA